A window of the Lactuca sativa cultivar Salinas chromosome 5, Lsat_Salinas_v11, whole genome shotgun sequence genome harbors these coding sequences:
- the LOC111900734 gene encoding uncharacterized protein LOC111900734 — translation MCNFNMVELKNNRLMQMNALEELRNDAYTSSLIYKEKTKSWHDKRIKGNKEFHEGQKVLLFNSRLKLFSGKLKSRWDGPFLVKKVFPHGAIELLSKDGTLFKVNGHRVKRYEEGVPRNEDMEEGLLLEGIVAT, via the coding sequence ATGTGCAACTTCAACATGGTAGAGCTCAAGAACAACCggttaatgcaaatgaatgctcttgagGAACTTAGGAATGATGCTTACACTAGTTCTCTAATTTATAAAGAGAAAACCAAGAGTTGGCATGACAAGAGGATCAAGGGGAATAAAGAGTTTCATGAAGGGCAAAAGGTGTTGCTCTTTAATTCAAGGCTAAAACTCTTCTCGGGAAAACTCAAGTCAAGATGGGATGGTCCTTTTCTAGTGAAGAAGGTGTTTCCACATGGTGCTATAGAGTTATTATCAAAGGATGGTACCCTTTTCAAGGTCAATGGACATAGGGTCAAAAGGTATGAAGAAGGAGTCCCAAGAAATGAAGACATGGAAGAAGGGTTGTTGCTGGAAGGAATTGTAGCAACGTAG
- the LOC111900698 gene encoding CASP-like protein 4A3 isoform X1: MDFLKSHHRHHSSATSHRSISDTDSQLDEFHSPLRADSPLRSDDFSSTASTAIVAVDKFQNPFRSPLSNSQKSSHTINVSPLAKSQSPAISYNRSVKEDVLTGGNTKAGPRGVEDGGIPPGNGGNKKTRLPVMSIVRKSRSEVAIERAALGCRVCEVILSLIAFSVMASDKTQGWSGDSFDRYKEYRYLVAVNAIAFTYAAFEAIDMTCHLIYERHIVTYLLRFHSEFFIDQILAYLLISSSSSAATRIDDWASNWGKDEFTKKASASVVMSILAFVCFAISSLISGYNLCDQSYI, translated from the exons ATGGATTTCCTTAAAAGTCATCATCGCCACCACAGCTCGGCCACCAGTCACCGATCAATCTCCGACACCGAttcccaactcgatgagttccactcCCCTCTCCGCGCCGACTCACCTCTCCGCTCCGACGACTTCTCCTCAACCGCTTCTACAGCCATCGTCGCTGTTGACAAGTTCCAAAACCCCTTCAGATCTCCGCTTTCCAACAGCCAAAAATCTTCTCATACCATCAATGTCTCGCCGCTTGCAAAATCTCAATCCCCTGCCATATCGTATAACCGGTCAGTGAAGGAGGATGTGTTGACCGGCGGAAATACTAAAGCAGGGCCTCGTGGTGTTGAAGATGGCGGAATACCTCCCGGTAATGGAGGAAATAAGAAAACAAGATTGCCGGTAATGTCGATTGTCAGGAAGTCAAGGAGCGAAGTGGCAATTGAAAGAGCAGCTTTAGGATGTAGAGTATGTGAAGTGATTTTAAGCTTGATTGCTTTTTCCGTGATGGCTTCCGATAAAACTCAAGGATGGAGTGGTGATTCCTTTGATCGATACAAAGAGTACAG GTACTTGGTAGCAGTGAATGCTATCGCTTTCACATATGCAGCATTTGAAGCCATTGATATGACATGCCATTTAATCTACGAAAGACATATTGTCACATATCTTCTTCGTTTTCATTCCGAGTTCTTTATAGATCAG ATATTGGCGTATCTGTTgatttcatcatcatcttcagcaGCTACAAGGATCGATGACTGGGCATCAAATTGGGGGAAAGATGAGTTCACCAAGAAGGCTTCTGCATCTGTAGTGATGTCTATTTTGGCTTTTGTTTGTTTTGCGATTAGCTCTCTCATATCTGGTTATAATCTGTGTGATCAAAGCTATATTTGA
- the LOC111900698 gene encoding CASP-like protein 4A3 isoform X2 gives MDFLKSHHRHHSSATSHRSISDTDSQLDEFHSPLRADSPLRSDDFSSTASTAIVAVDKFQNPFRSPLSNSQKSSHTINVSPLAKSQSPAISYNRSVKEDVLTGGNTKAGPRGVEDGGIPPGNGGNKKTRLPVMSIVRKSRSEVAIERAALGCRVCEVILSLIAFSVMASDKTQGWSGDSFDRYKEYRYLVAVNAIAFTYAAFEAIDMTCHLIYERHIVTYLLRFHSEFFIDQQLQGSMTGHQIGGKMSSPRRLLHL, from the exons ATGGATTTCCTTAAAAGTCATCATCGCCACCACAGCTCGGCCACCAGTCACCGATCAATCTCCGACACCGAttcccaactcgatgagttccactcCCCTCTCCGCGCCGACTCACCTCTCCGCTCCGACGACTTCTCCTCAACCGCTTCTACAGCCATCGTCGCTGTTGACAAGTTCCAAAACCCCTTCAGATCTCCGCTTTCCAACAGCCAAAAATCTTCTCATACCATCAATGTCTCGCCGCTTGCAAAATCTCAATCCCCTGCCATATCGTATAACCGGTCAGTGAAGGAGGATGTGTTGACCGGCGGAAATACTAAAGCAGGGCCTCGTGGTGTTGAAGATGGCGGAATACCTCCCGGTAATGGAGGAAATAAGAAAACAAGATTGCCGGTAATGTCGATTGTCAGGAAGTCAAGGAGCGAAGTGGCAATTGAAAGAGCAGCTTTAGGATGTAGAGTATGTGAAGTGATTTTAAGCTTGATTGCTTTTTCCGTGATGGCTTCCGATAAAACTCAAGGATGGAGTGGTGATTCCTTTGATCGATACAAAGAGTACAG GTACTTGGTAGCAGTGAATGCTATCGCTTTCACATATGCAGCATTTGAAGCCATTGATATGACATGCCATTTAATCTACGAAAGACATATTGTCACATATCTTCTTCGTTTTCATTCCGAGTTCTTTATAGATCAG caGCTACAAGGATCGATGACTGGGCATCAAATTGGGGGAAAGATGAGTTCACCAAGAAGGCTTCTGCATCTGTAG